The proteins below come from a single Mangifera indica cultivar Alphonso chromosome 16, CATAS_Mindica_2.1, whole genome shotgun sequence genomic window:
- the LOC123199318 gene encoding protein S-acyltransferase 10-like: MLSALCPTVRDSGGGVLDRCYRVFPCLADPARRSSLGLKAALVMLHLVFLGVLFLFDSDLIEKTKHQPWYTGLYLLLFVITLVQYFVASGSSPSYVLDAMREVNETNAMFRRVSISSKQPASSKNGNMVIAVEESQSGRYLPGSNATSWTKLVLEMYPPGTSIRSLTCPYCNVEQPPRAKHCHDCDRCVLQFDHHCVWLGTCVGQGNHCRFWWYICEETALCLWTGILYITYLKANISRAWWKDAIMIVLLIILAITLIFLLLLLLFHSYLILTNQTTYELVRRRRIPYLRGIPERVYPFSKGVCRNLYEFCCVRSSITNLERLPTALELEEKSRPYSCFDFLTCRCC; the protein is encoded by the exons ATGTTGTCGGCTTTATGTCCCACCGTTCGAGACTCCGGTGGCGGAGTTCTCGATCGATGCTATCGCGTTTTCCCTTGTCTCGCCGATCCTG CTCGGAGATCATCTTTGGGATTGAAAGCAGCGCTAGTGATGCTGCATCTGGTATTTCTCGGCGTTCTCTTTCTTTTCGATAGTGATTTGATAGAGAAAACCAAGCATCAACCATG GTATACTGGATTGTATCTTTTGTTGTTTGTCATCACATTGGTGCAATATTTTGTGGCCTCTGGTTCTTCTCCCAG TTATGTTCTTGATGCAATGAGAGAAGTAAATGAGACAAATGCTATGTTTAGACGGGTATCCATATCCTCAAA ACAACCTGCTTCAAGTAAAAATGGGAACATGGTCATTGCTGTTGAGGAAAGTCAGTCAGGGAGATATCTTCCAGGAAGTAATGCAACATCCTGGACAAAGCTAGTCCTTGAGATGTATCCCCCCGGGACATCCATTAG ATCTTTGACGTGCCCATATTGTAATGTTGAACAG CCTCCACGTGCAAAGCATTGTCACGATTGTGACAGATGTGTTCTTCAGTTTGATCATCATTGTGTTTGGCTTGGAACATGTGTTGGCCAGGGTAATCACTGTCGATTTTG GTGGTACATTTGTGAAGAAACAGCATTGTGCCTCTGGACTGGCATCTTGTACATTACATATTTAAAAGCTAACATATCAAGGGCTTG GTGGAAGGATGCAATCATGATAGTTCTACTGATTATTTTGGCAATAACTTTGATTTTCCTGCTCCTACTACTACTTTTTCATAG CTATCTTATTCTGACAAATCAGACGACCTATGAACTTGTAAGACGTAGACGCATCCCCTATTTAAG GGGGATTCCTGAACGGGTATATCCCTTCAGTAAAGGAGTCTGCAGAAATCTGTACGAATTCTGTTGTGTTAGGAGCAGCATAACTAATTTGGAAAGGTTGCCGACAGCCCTGGAACTTGAAGAAAAGTCAAGACCCTACTCATGCTTCGATTTTTTAACTTGCCGTTGCTGCTGA